The genome window GGGGGAGTATGCCGACAGGATCGAACTGCGGGTAGATGAACAGCATCTGTTCTGCCTCTACGTGCTGGAAGAGTCGCTGTTTCGCATCCTGATCAAACGCCGTGGCGAGCTGGCGCTGGATCGTACCTGGAGTATCGCACCGAAAGAGGATGTGCCCTGGGAGGGACGCGATCGCCTGAGCGTGGAAGGCTTTAGCCTGCCGGGCTATCATCTGCACATTCAGGATGAGCGGCTGCTTATCAGCAGCCAGAACCTGCGCGTAACGATCCATCAGCCGCTCTGGCTGCAGTGGGAATATCTTGATGCAAATAATCAGTGGCAATTACTCACCGAAGATCGCCGCACCAGCGCCTACTTATTAAACATGCATGGCGATGGCGTTGCGCACTATCAACGCCGTTTCGCCGACGATCGCTACTATGGGCTGGGTGAGAAGTCAGGCGATCTTGAGCGTAGCGGGCGCCGCTTTGAGATGCGCAACCTTGATGCCATGGGCTATAACGCCGCCAGTACCGATCCGCTCTATAAACATATTCCCTTTACCATTACCCGTCATGGCGAGGTCAGCTTCGGGCTGTTTTACGATAATCTGAGCAGCTGCTGGATCGATCTTGGTAATGAGCTGGATAACTACCATCAGCCTTATCGACGTTATCAGGCAGAGGCAGGCGATCTCGATTATTACCTGTTTTTCGGTCCGCGGGTGCTGGATGTCACGAAAGCATTTGTGCGGCTCACCGGTAAAACCTGTTTTGGCCCCAGATGGAGCCTGGGCTACAGCGGCTCAACCATGCACTATACCGATGCGCCCGATGCGCAGCAGCAGCTACAGCAGTTTATCCAGCTCTGCCGTCAGCATGCGATTCCCTGCGACTCTTTCCAGCTCTCTTCCGGCTACACATCCATTGGCAACAAGCGTTACGTGTTTAACTGGAATTATGAAAAAGTGCCGCAGCCGCGTGCGCTGAGCCAGGCGTTTCATGATGCCGGGCTGCGTCTGGCAGCCAATATCAAGCCCTGTCTGCTGCAGGATCATCCGCTCTACGAAGACGTGGCGCAGCAGGGGCTGTTTATACGCGATTCAGATAGCGCTGCGCCAGAGCGATCCTGCTTCTGGGATGATGAAGGTTCCCATCTTGATTTCACCAATCCGGCAACGATTCGCTGGTGGCAACAGAGCGTCACCAGCCAGCTGCTGGAGATGGGCATCGATTCTACCTGGAACGATAACAATGAATATGAGATTTGGGACGGTGAGGCGCGTTGTCACGGCTTTGGTCGTGCCGTGGCGATTAAACATATTCGCCCGGTGATGCCATTGCTGATGATGCGCGCCTCGCTGGAAGCGCAGCAGCATTTTGCCCCGCAGCGACGACCTTATCTGATTTCGCGCTCCGGCTGCGCCGGGATGCAGCGTTACGTGCAAACCTGGAGCGGCGACAACCGCACCAGCTGGCAGACGCTGCGTTACAACATCCGCATGGGATTGGGGATGAGCCTTTCCGGATTATATAACGTAGGGCACGATGTCGGCGGCTTTGCCGGCGACAGACCGGATGCGGAACTGTTTGTTCGCTGGGTACAAAACGGCGTGATGCATCCGCGCTTTACCATCCACTCCTGGAACGATGACGGCACGGTTAATGAGCCGTGGATGTATCCCGGCGTGACGGCGATAGTGCGTGAAGCGATCCGCCTGCGCTATCGCCTGTTACCTTACTTTTACACGCTGTTGTGGCAGGCCAGCGTCTGCGACGAGCCGATGCTGCGGCCTGCCTTTCTCGATCATGAGCATGACGCACAAACCTGGCAGGAAAGTGATGATTTTCTTATCGGACGCGATCTGCTGGTGGCCAGCGTGGTAGAGCCTGGCCAGCGTCAGCGCGCAGTCTGGCTGCCGGATAACAATACGGGCTGGTACTGCTTCTGGAGTGGACAATGGTATGGCGGCGGACAGTGGATCACGCTGGATGCACCGCTGGAACGGCTGCCGCTGTTGGTGCGCGCCGGGGCAGGGTTACCGTTGTCGCAGCGGATGGCGCACGTGGATGCGGCGGCGGACGACTGGCGCGAGCTGCGGTTGTTCCCGTTACTGGAAGGGCAGAGCGAAGGAATGATTTTCGAGGATGACGGCGAAAGCCATGCCTGGCGGCAGGGCAATGCGCTTTGGCTGCGCTGGCGCATCTGTTGTAGTACGACGCGCATTGAGCTGAATGTGGAGCGGGAAGGACGCTATCAGCCCGCCTGGCGACGTTTAACTGTTACGCTGCCGCCCGATGAGCAGCGCCAGCTTTGGATTAACGGCGAGCTTACTTCAGCCTATCATCTGTAGTTGAACGGGTAACAGGCCATTCAGGCGCGTAATGGAGCGTTAGGTTTGCTTCTTACGCGCTTTTTTCAATAGTGTAATGGTTTTCACTTCACTCTCTATCCAGCCATCCTGCAGTCGGGTTTGCAACGTTTCGCCAGGCTGTATCTGTCGGGTCTTTTTAAGCACTTCGCCTTGTGGCGTTTGCGTCACGCTAAAGCCGCGCGCCAGCGTCGCCAGCGGGCTAACGCCTTCCAGATGCGCCACCAGCACACCAAAATGTTGTTTCTCTGCACTCAGCCGCTGCTGCATCGCCTGCGTCAGGCGATAATGCCATTGCTGAAGCTGCTGCTGCGCCCGGTTAATATTGCGTTGTGGCTGCTGGGCCGTCAGGCGCTGCGCCAGACGATCCTGCTGACGCGAGGCGTTACGCAACTGTAGCTGCATCGCCTCGTCCAGCCGACGCTGCAGGCGGAACAGCGTGGTTTGCTGGCGCGCCAGCCGCAGCTGCGGATGCTGTTGCTGCAGACGATGCTGCAAGCGGGTAAAGGTACGCTGCTGCTGGGCAAGATAGTAATCCATCGCCATCTCCAGCCGCGTCTGCTGCGACTGAAGCTGACGCAGCAATTCCACCTGATTACGGCTAACGATTTCCGCCGCCGCAGAAGGGGTGGGCGCGCGCAGGTCGGCGACAAAATCGGCAATAGTCACGTCTGTTTCATGGCCTACAGCGCTGACAACTGGAATACGACTGGCAAAGATAGCGCGTGCCACACGCTCATCGTTAAAGCACCATAAATCTTCCAGCGAGCCGCCGCCACGTCCCACAATCAGCACGTCACACTCATTACGCAGGTTTGCCAGCTCAATGGCACGCACAAGGGCGGCAGGCGCCTCGTTACCCTGTACCACCGTTGGATAGATGATTACCGGTAGCGAAGGATCGCGACGATGCAGCACACGCAGCACATCGTGCAGCGCTGCGCCGGTAGCGGAGGTTATTACTCCAACCTGACGCGCCGGATCGGGCAGCGGTTGTTTATGCTGCTGCTCAAACAGGCCTTCTGCCGCCAGCCGCTGCTTTAACTGTTCAAATTGCTGTTGCAGCAGTCCTTCACCCGCCGGATGCATGCTCTCCACAATCAGCTGATAATCGCCGCGTGGCTCATAGAGCGTAACCGTCGCGCGCACCAGCACCTGTTGGCCATGCTGCGGACGAAAGGTCACGCGCCGGTTGCTGTTGCGGAACATCGCGCTGCGCACCTGAGCGGTATCGTCTTTGAGCGTAAAGTACCAGTGGCCGGAAGCGGGCTGGGTAAAATTGGAGATTTCGGCGCTGAGCCAGATATGCCCCATCTCGCCTTCCAGCAGCTGACGCACCGTGGTGTTAAGGCGGCTAACGGTAAAAATATTGGCGGAAGGAGGTAGCGACATGTGATAGGGATCAAATAATAAATCAGCGAGTTAATTAACCGATACTACATGGCTGATACAGAGGATCAAGACATTTTCTGAAAAAAAGCTGGAGGCAACCGATTACGCCCTGTATAATGCCGCGGCAATATTTTATCTGTTCTCATTCACCCCAGGTTGAGATATTGCCATGCTACGAATCGCTAAAGAAGCACTCACTTTTGACGACGTTTTGCTCGTTCCTGCTCACTCTACTGTCCTGCCTAACACGGCCGACCTCAGTACCCAACTGACCCAAAAAATTCGTCTGAACATTCCAATGCTCTCTGCTGCTATGGATACCGTGACCGAAGCCGGTCTGGCTATCGCACTGGCGCAAGAAGGCGGGCTGGGCTTTATCCACAAAAATATGTCCATCGAGCGCCAGGCGGAAGAAGTGCGCAAGGTGAAGAAACATGAAAGCGGCGTGGTGACCGATCCACAAACCGTACTGCCGACCACAACGCTGCGCGAAGTAAAAGAACTGACCGAGCGTAACGGCTTCGCAGGTTATCCGGTGGTGAGTGATGATAACCGACTGGTTGGCATTATTACCGGTCGTGATGTGCGCTTCGTGACCGATCTGAACCTGCCGGTAACGGCGGTGATGACGCCGAAAGAGCGCCTGGTTACGGTGAAAGAGGGTGAGGCGCGTGAAGTCGTGCTGCAGAAAATGCACGAGAAGCGCGTCGAAAAAGCGCTGGTAGTGGATGAGAGTTTCCGTCTGCTGGGCATGATTACCGTAAAAGATTTTCAGAAGGCCGAGCGTAAACCGCTGGCCTGTAAAGATGAGCATGGTCGCCTGCGCGTTGGCGCAGCGGTAGGTGCCGGTGCCGGTAACGAAGAGCGCGTGGATGCGCTGGTTGCCGCAGGCGTTGACGTGCTGCTGATTGACTCTTCTCATGGTCATTCCGAAGGCGTACTGCAGCGCATTCGCGAAACCCGCGCTAAATATCCCGATCTGCAAATCATCGGCGGCAACGTAGCCACCGGCGCAGGCGCTCGTGCGCTGGCTGAGGCGGGCGTAAGCGCGGTGAAAGTCGGTATCGGCCCGGGCTCTATCTGCACCACCCGTATCGTGACCGGCGTCGGCGTACCGCAGATCACGGCGGTTTCTGACGCGGTCGAAGCGCTGGAAGGCACCGGCGTGCCGGTTATTGCCGATGGCGGCATTCGTTTCTCCGGCGATATCGCCAAGGCGATCGCGGCTGGCGCTTCCTGCGTAATGGTAGGCTCAATGCTGGCCGGTACGGAAGAATCACCGGGCGAAATCGAACTTTATCAGGGCCGCGCGTTTAAATCCTATCGCGGCATGGGCTCGCTGGGCGCGATGTCTAAAGGCTCTTCCGACCGTTACTTCCAGAGCGACAACGCGGCGGATAAACTGGTGCCGGAAGGGATCGAAGGCCGCGTGGCTTATAAAGGTCGCCTGAAAGAGATCGTTCATCAGCAGATGGGGGGCCTGCGCTCCTGCATGGGTCTGACCGGTTGCGCCACCATTGAAGAGCTGCGTACCAAAGCTGAATTTGTTCGCATTAGCGGCGCGGGCATTTCGGAAAGCCACGTGCATGACGTGACCATTACGAAAGAGTCTCCGAACTACCGCATGGGATCTTAATCCCGAACCTTTCTCGCCCGGCCTCAGCCGGGCGCTTTTATTAAGTCTATCGCCCTGGAATTGCCTTAATGACGACGGAAAATATTCATAAGCACCGTATTTTAATCCTCGATTTTGGTTCTCAGTACACTCAGCTGGTTGCACGCCGTGTGCGTGAGCTGGGCGTTTACTGTGAGCTTTGGGCGTGGGATGTTACTGAAGAGCAGATCCGTGGATTTAAGCCGAGCGGTATCATCCTCTCCGGCGGCCCGGAAAGCACTACTGAACTTAACAGCCCGCGCGCGCCGGAATATGTCTTCAACGCGGGCGTGCCAGTGCTGGGCGTTTGCTATGGCATGCAGACCATGGCAATGCAGCTGGGCGGTAAAGTAGAAGGCTCCAGCGAGCGCGAGTTCGGCTATGCGCAGGTGGAAGTCAGAACCGACAGCGCGCTGGTACGCGGCATCGAAGATTCCGTCAGCGCTGCTGGCCTGCCGCTGCTGGATGTCTGGATGAGCCATGGTGATAAGGTTACCGCGATCCCTTCTGACTTCGTGACCGTTGCCAGCACCGAGACCTGCCCGTTTGCCATTATGGCGAACGAAGAGAAACGCTTCTATGGCGTGCAGTTCCACCCGGAAGTGACGCATACCCGCCAGGGCCTGCGCATGCTGGAACGCTTTGTGCGCGACATCTGCGAATGTGAAGCGCTGTGGACGCCAGCAAAAATCATTGAAGATATCGTTGAACGTCTGCGCGAGCAGGTAGGCAACGATAAAGTTATCCTTGGCCTTTCCGGCGGTGTTGATTCTTCCGTGACGGCGATGCTGTTGCATCGCGCCATTGGCGATCGTCTGACCTGCGTATTTGTCGATAACGGTTTGCTGCGTCTGAACGAGGCGGAGCAGGTAATGGACATGTTCGGCGATCATTTCGGCCTGAATATCATCCACGTACCGGCAGAAGCGCGCTTCCTGGATGCATTGGCAGGCATTGATGAGCCGGAAGCCAAACGTAAAACCATCGGGCGCGTATTTGTTGAAGTGTTTGATGAGCAGGCTACCCATCTTACCGACGTGAAATGGCTGGCGCAGGGCACCATCTACCCGGACGTAATCGAATCTGCCGCCTCTGCTACCGGCAAAGCGCATGTGATTAAATCGCACCACAATGTGGGCGGCCTGCCGAAAGAGATGAAACTGGGGCTGGTTGAGCCGCTGAAAGAGCTGTTTAAAGATGAGGTGCGTAAGATCGGTCTGGAGCTGGGTCTGCCTTACGATATGCTTTATCGCCATCCGTTCCCGGGCCCGGGTCTGGGCGTGCGCGTGCTGGGCGAAGTGAAAAAAGAGTACTGCGATCTGCTGCGCCGCGCTGACGCCATCTTTATTGATGAGCTGCGTAAAGCTGACCTCTATAACAAGGTGAGCCAGGCCTTTACCGTGTTCCTGCCGGTTCGCTCGGTAGGCGTGATGGGCGACGGTCGTAAATATGACTGGGTGGTATCACTGCGCGCGGTAGAAACCATCGATTTCATGACGGCCCACTGGGCGCATCTGCCTTATGAATTCCTTGGCCGCGTCTCTAACCGCATCATCAATGAAGTGAACGGCATCTCCCGTGTGGTTTACGATATTTCGGGTAAACCACCGGCTACGATTGAGTGGGAATAATTTAGTTGCGAGCAACTGGCACGACTAACTATTAAAAAACCCTTTAAGCCCGCTTACTCGCGGGCTTTTTTATTGCCAATATCAAACCTGATGTTTTGCCAGCAGAAGCTCAGCATGCTGAAGAGTTGAGTAAATTTTACCGTAAAACTTTGACGTCATGGGAGCTGAAGTCCAGAGCCACTCCAGTAATGGGGTAAAAATGAAGGAAGATTGAAAAGGGCGAAGTTTGTTTGCTCTTTTGGCAAATTAGTTAGCCGCATGCACTCCAGGCCCTGGGCTTTGTAAATCATGCAAATGGCATTAGCAGAAAAAAGTGACCTAACTGAATTTTGCTAACACATTGAAGAGATTATCAAACCAGCAAAGGATCACCGTCGCACCAAAAACAATGACCCTTGTCAGGATAATATTATCGCCCATATGCGTTAGGCCACGCTGACA of Pantoea alhagi contains these proteins:
- a CDS encoding TIM-barrel domain-containing protein, with product MKTLKNWTLVGEYADRIELRVDEQHLFCLYVLEESLFRILIKRRGELALDRTWSIAPKEDVPWEGRDRLSVEGFSLPGYHLHIQDERLLISSQNLRVTIHQPLWLQWEYLDANNQWQLLTEDRRTSAYLLNMHGDGVAHYQRRFADDRYYGLGEKSGDLERSGRRFEMRNLDAMGYNAASTDPLYKHIPFTITRHGEVSFGLFYDNLSSCWIDLGNELDNYHQPYRRYQAEAGDLDYYLFFGPRVLDVTKAFVRLTGKTCFGPRWSLGYSGSTMHYTDAPDAQQQLQQFIQLCRQHAIPCDSFQLSSGYTSIGNKRYVFNWNYEKVPQPRALSQAFHDAGLRLAANIKPCLLQDHPLYEDVAQQGLFIRDSDSAAPERSCFWDDEGSHLDFTNPATIRWWQQSVTSQLLEMGIDSTWNDNNEYEIWDGEARCHGFGRAVAIKHIRPVMPLLMMRASLEAQQHFAPQRRPYLISRSGCAGMQRYVQTWSGDNRTSWQTLRYNIRMGLGMSLSGLYNVGHDVGGFAGDRPDAELFVRWVQNGVMHPRFTIHSWNDDGTVNEPWMYPGVTAIVREAIRLRYRLLPYFYTLLWQASVCDEPMLRPAFLDHEHDAQTWQESDDFLIGRDLLVASVVEPGQRQRAVWLPDNNTGWYCFWSGQWYGGGQWITLDAPLERLPLLVRAGAGLPLSQRMAHVDAAADDWRELRLFPLLEGQSEGMIFEDDGESHAWRQGNALWLRWRICCSTTRIELNVEREGRYQPAWRRLTVTLPPDEQRQLWINGELTSAYHL
- the xseA gene encoding exodeoxyribonuclease VII large subunit, which translates into the protein MSLPPSANIFTVSRLNTTVRQLLEGEMGHIWLSAEISNFTQPASGHWYFTLKDDTAQVRSAMFRNSNRRVTFRPQHGQQVLVRATVTLYEPRGDYQLIVESMHPAGEGLLQQQFEQLKQRLAAEGLFEQQHKQPLPDPARQVGVITSATGAALHDVLRVLHRRDPSLPVIIYPTVVQGNEAPAALVRAIELANLRNECDVLIVGRGGGSLEDLWCFNDERVARAIFASRIPVVSAVGHETDVTIADFVADLRAPTPSAAAEIVSRNQVELLRQLQSQQTRLEMAMDYYLAQQQRTFTRLQHRLQQQHPQLRLARQQTTLFRLQRRLDEAMQLQLRNASRQQDRLAQRLTAQQPQRNINRAQQQLQQWHYRLTQAMQQRLSAEKQHFGVLVAHLEGVSPLATLARGFSVTQTPQGEVLKKTRQIQPGETLQTRLQDGWIESEVKTITLLKKARKKQT
- the guaB gene encoding IMP dehydrogenase produces the protein MLRIAKEALTFDDVLLVPAHSTVLPNTADLSTQLTQKIRLNIPMLSAAMDTVTEAGLAIALAQEGGLGFIHKNMSIERQAEEVRKVKKHESGVVTDPQTVLPTTTLREVKELTERNGFAGYPVVSDDNRLVGIITGRDVRFVTDLNLPVTAVMTPKERLVTVKEGEAREVVLQKMHEKRVEKALVVDESFRLLGMITVKDFQKAERKPLACKDEHGRLRVGAAVGAGAGNEERVDALVAAGVDVLLIDSSHGHSEGVLQRIRETRAKYPDLQIIGGNVATGAGARALAEAGVSAVKVGIGPGSICTTRIVTGVGVPQITAVSDAVEALEGTGVPVIADGGIRFSGDIAKAIAAGASCVMVGSMLAGTEESPGEIELYQGRAFKSYRGMGSLGAMSKGSSDRYFQSDNAADKLVPEGIEGRVAYKGRLKEIVHQQMGGLRSCMGLTGCATIEELRTKAEFVRISGAGISESHVHDVTITKESPNYRMGS
- the guaA gene encoding glutamine-hydrolyzing GMP synthase is translated as MTTENIHKHRILILDFGSQYTQLVARRVRELGVYCELWAWDVTEEQIRGFKPSGIILSGGPESTTELNSPRAPEYVFNAGVPVLGVCYGMQTMAMQLGGKVEGSSEREFGYAQVEVRTDSALVRGIEDSVSAAGLPLLDVWMSHGDKVTAIPSDFVTVASTETCPFAIMANEEKRFYGVQFHPEVTHTRQGLRMLERFVRDICECEALWTPAKIIEDIVERLREQVGNDKVILGLSGGVDSSVTAMLLHRAIGDRLTCVFVDNGLLRLNEAEQVMDMFGDHFGLNIIHVPAEARFLDALAGIDEPEAKRKTIGRVFVEVFDEQATHLTDVKWLAQGTIYPDVIESAASATGKAHVIKSHHNVGGLPKEMKLGLVEPLKELFKDEVRKIGLELGLPYDMLYRHPFPGPGLGVRVLGEVKKEYCDLLRRADAIFIDELRKADLYNKVSQAFTVFLPVRSVGVMGDGRKYDWVVSLRAVETIDFMTAHWAHLPYEFLGRVSNRIINEVNGISRVVYDISGKPPATIEWE